The Niastella koreensis GR20-10 genome includes a window with the following:
- the hypE gene encoding hydrogenase expression/formation protein HypE — MQITCPVPVSETTLITMGHGSGGLLTHKLLQAGVFNLLENEWLNQQHDGATLQLNGRVAFSTDSYVVSPIFFPGGNIGDLAVNGTVNDLAMCGAAARYLSLSFIIEEGLPMEAFYTVLNSIARAADAAGVRIVTGDTKVVEKGKGDQLFINTSGIGTIHPRAAIHHHHIKAGDRIIISGPIATHGIAIMSVRKGLEFETTIESDSAPLKYQVLSMLEEYGDAIHFLRDPTRGGVASVLNEVAGLTSLGFTIQQQALPIDEQVEGACEMLGLDPLYVANEGIFLSVVDPEYAEDIVALLHKDGSTQAAVIGEVSTEHPGKVLLRSRIGGHRVVSYLTGEQLPRIC; from the coding sequence ATGCAAATCACCTGTCCGGTACCGGTTTCAGAAACAACCCTTATCACCATGGGCCATGGAAGCGGCGGCCTGCTTACCCATAAACTATTACAGGCCGGTGTATTCAACCTGCTGGAAAATGAATGGCTGAACCAGCAGCACGATGGCGCTACCCTGCAACTGAATGGGCGGGTAGCCTTCAGCACGGATAGTTATGTTGTATCGCCCATCTTTTTTCCCGGTGGAAATATTGGTGACCTGGCGGTAAACGGCACCGTGAATGACCTGGCCATGTGCGGCGCTGCAGCCAGGTATTTGTCCCTGTCGTTCATCATAGAAGAAGGATTGCCCATGGAGGCCTTTTATACAGTATTGAACAGCATTGCCCGCGCAGCAGACGCTGCAGGCGTAAGAATAGTTACCGGCGATACCAAAGTAGTGGAAAAAGGAAAAGGCGATCAGCTGTTCATAAATACTTCCGGCATTGGTACCATTCATCCCCGGGCTGCGATCCATCATCACCACATCAAAGCCGGCGACAGGATCATCATCAGTGGTCCCATTGCTACTCATGGCATTGCCATAATGAGTGTACGCAAAGGACTTGAATTTGAGACCACCATCGAAAGTGATAGCGCACCGCTCAAATACCAGGTGTTGTCTATGCTGGAAGAATATGGAGATGCCATTCATTTTCTACGCGACCCTACACGCGGCGGCGTTGCGTCTGTACTCAATGAAGTGGCAGGGCTTACCAGTTTGGGCTTTACCATTCAACAACAGGCGCTGCCTATTGATGAACAGGTGGAGGGTGCCTGTGAAATGCTGGGCCTCGATCCGTTGTATGTGGCCAATGAAGGCATCTTCCTGTCTGTTGTTGACCCGGAATATGCTGAAGATATAGTGGCGCTTTTGCATAAAGATGGAAGTACACAGGCTGCTGTTATTGGCGAAGTATCAACTGAGCATCCCGGTAAGGTGCTCCTGCGCAGTCGCATCGGCGGTCACAGGGTAGTAAGCTATCTGACTGGTGAACAATTACCAAGGATATGTTGA
- a CDS encoding head GIN domain-containing protein, which produces MKIITTFLLLGSLLAAGALSAQQTETRKVTDFTKLDIGGSFDAVLRQGNETSVKIITENIDTKKILTQTNGNTLKVSLEKGFYKNIKIKLEITYKNLDALSKSGSGNLTCESDLGGTGDVDLSLSGSGNMTINGTVKGASITIGRSGSGNMKLARLQSDRSKMSFSGSGNFEVRDGAAKTQTIHLSGSGNVNAYGLKTETCAAAVSGSGDIEVSVSNSITALISGSGNIEYRGNAQVTKLEVHGSGKISKKS; this is translated from the coding sequence ATGAAAATTATTACAACCTTTTTACTATTGGGGTCGTTGCTGGCAGCCGGTGCTCTGTCAGCACAGCAAACGGAAACCAGAAAAGTTACTGACTTTACCAAACTTGATATTGGCGGCAGTTTCGACGCTGTGCTTCGGCAGGGAAATGAAACCTCGGTAAAGATTATTACTGAGAATATTGACACCAAAAAAATTCTTACCCAAACAAACGGCAATACGTTGAAAGTGTCTCTTGAAAAAGGTTTTTATAAAAACATAAAGATCAAACTGGAGATCACTTATAAAAATCTTGATGCACTTAGCAAATCCGGTTCCGGTAATCTCACCTGTGAATCTGATCTTGGTGGCACCGGCGATGTTGATCTTAGTTTAAGCGGCTCGGGAAACATGACCATTAACGGCACCGTTAAAGGAGCCAGTATCACTATAGGAAGAAGTGGCAGCGGCAATATGAAATTGGCCCGTCTGCAGTCAGACCGTTCCAAAATGTCTTTTTCAGGTTCCGGTAATTTTGAAGTCCGGGATGGTGCTGCAAAAACACAAACCATCCATCTGAGCGGTTCGGGGAATGTAAACGCTTATGGATTGAAGACTGAAACCTGCGCCGCTGCCGTATCTGGTTCGGGCGATATTGAAGTAAGCGTAAGCAATTCGATCACAGCTTTAATAAGCGGCTCCGGCAACATAGAATACCGCGGCAATGCCCAGGTTACCAAATTAGAAGTACACGGTTCCGGAAAGATCAGCAAAAAAAGTTAA
- a CDS encoding DinB family protein, with product MTTARHHDKEIVKTLEQFLTGGHAHATFDDAVKGLPASLRGEVPEGMPYSIWQQVEHIRITQWDILEFSRNAKHTSPNWPDDYWPKEKAPKDDAAWKNSLAQIKSDLKEFVALLNDPDADLYKPFAHGDGQHLLREAMLIVDHTSYHTGEIIVLRRLLGAWK from the coding sequence ATGACTACAGCCCGCCATCATGATAAAGAGATCGTGAAAACATTGGAGCAGTTCCTTACCGGGGGGCATGCACATGCCACGTTTGATGATGCGGTAAAAGGATTACCGGCTTCACTGAGGGGTGAGGTACCAGAAGGGATGCCTTACAGTATCTGGCAACAGGTAGAGCACATTCGCATTACACAATGGGACATTCTTGAATTTTCCCGTAATGCGAAACATACTTCGCCCAACTGGCCAGACGATTACTGGCCGAAGGAAAAAGCGCCCAAAGACGATGCTGCCTGGAAAAACAGCCTGGCGCAGATCAAAAGCGATCTAAAGGAATTTGTAGCGCTATTGAATGATCCAGATGCAGACCTGTATAAACCATTTGCACATGGAGACGGTCAGCATCTGTTGCGGGAGGCGATGTTGATCGTGGATCATACCAGTTATCATACCGGGGAAATAATTGTACTTAGAAGACTGCTGGGGGCCTGGAAATAG
- a CDS encoding patatin-like phospholipase family protein: protein MDSQAPDINKTPQIPERPLEKIALSCSGGGYRAASFHLGAMSYLNRLPYNNKPLLENVKMISTVSGATFTGVVYALQKQQGKRFEEIYHFLLDQLKNLDLIKLGIQKLNPNGKWNNTHKRKNLINALAELYDEHFTGGATLSAFDTMNSHLEALAFNSTEFNNAINFRFRNRNTGIIGNKYNRVPADMSGEIKLADTIAASSCFPVGFEPIMWPGDFVHDKADMIKKNLATLKPAGLMDGGIYDNQGIDSILLYKKSDLPYFDLIIISDVTSPYMEGFKPAVPKPKTGWRTMTVKEFGQKIMQYNRRINWLLFALITLFALLPALKGYINHWLTGLSLGISLTLLALWSIKLWAFAAVRKTIRQKMEKLQAWIEKNKLDFYYKRLSLLKIEELSIHRVEPLVTDRLHSLLSLLLDVFLKVVRRLNYRLVYENEKWQYRRISNLIRELTEEDFTKPVKQPNKPTDNQAPEDINQPPLVKKTLSGPYNEVIGENIKKIAEEVSGFGTTLWFTEDEQLVDMLGKLLAAGQFTMCYNMLDYIETLLYIPGNGYDNLDDTMKNTLKEIHEKCLRDWTRFKQEPLFLLQEMEDQRKKTGTGVK from the coding sequence ATGGATAGTCAGGCCCCCGATATAAACAAGACACCACAGATACCTGAACGCCCGCTCGAAAAAATTGCGTTGAGTTGTTCCGGCGGCGGCTACCGGGCCGCCAGTTTTCATTTGGGTGCTATGTCGTACCTGAACCGGTTGCCATATAACAATAAGCCGTTGCTTGAAAATGTGAAAATGATCTCAACCGTTTCGGGAGCTACTTTTACCGGTGTTGTATATGCTTTACAAAAACAACAGGGCAAGCGCTTTGAAGAGATCTACCACTTCCTGCTCGATCAGCTAAAAAATCTCGACCTGATAAAACTGGGCATTCAAAAACTGAATCCCAATGGGAAATGGAATAACACCCATAAAAGAAAAAACCTCATCAATGCATTGGCAGAGCTCTATGATGAACATTTTACCGGCGGCGCTACCCTGTCGGCATTTGATACCATGAACAGCCACCTGGAGGCGTTGGCATTCAACAGCACTGAATTTAATAATGCAATCAATTTCAGGTTCCGTAACAGGAACACCGGCATAATCGGCAATAAATATAACCGGGTGCCGGCTGACATGTCCGGCGAAATTAAACTGGCTGATACCATTGCTGCTTCGTCCTGTTTTCCCGTTGGTTTTGAGCCGATCATGTGGCCGGGGGATTTTGTACACGATAAGGCAGACATGATTAAAAAAAACCTGGCTACACTAAAACCCGCCGGCCTTATGGATGGCGGCATTTATGATAACCAGGGTATCGACAGCATTCTGTTGTATAAGAAAAGCGACCTGCCCTATTTTGATCTCATCATCATATCGGATGTTACCTCTCCTTATATGGAGGGATTTAAGCCAGCCGTTCCGAAACCTAAAACCGGTTGGCGCACCATGACGGTGAAGGAGTTTGGCCAGAAAATAATGCAGTACAACCGGCGCATTAACTGGCTGCTATTTGCGTTAATAACTCTTTTTGCTTTGTTACCTGCCTTAAAAGGGTATATCAATCATTGGCTTACAGGTTTATCATTGGGCATATCGCTTACCCTGCTGGCGTTATGGAGTATTAAACTATGGGCGTTTGCCGCTGTGCGTAAAACCATCCGGCAAAAAATGGAAAAGCTGCAGGCATGGATAGAAAAAAACAAACTGGATTTTTATTATAAACGGCTTTCTTTATTGAAAATAGAAGAGTTGTCGATACACCGGGTAGAACCGCTGGTGACAGACCGGTTGCATTCACTGCTTTCTTTACTCCTGGACGTTTTTTTAAAAGTGGTGCGCCGGTTAAATTACAGGCTGGTATACGAAAACGAAAAATGGCAATATCGCCGGATAAGTAATTTGATCCGTGAACTGACCGAAGAAGATTTTACAAAGCCTGTTAAGCAACCCAATAAACCAACCGACAACCAGGCGCCTGAGGATATCAATCAGCCCCCACTTGTAAAGAAAACTTTGAGCGGACCCTACAATGAAGTAATTGGTGAAAATATAAAGAAGATCGCGGAGGAGGTTTCGGGGTTCGGTACTACCCTATGGTTTACCGAAGATGAACAACTGGTTGATATGTTGGGAAAATTATTAGCAGCAGGCCAGTTCACCATGTGCTATAACATGCTCGATTACATCGAAACACTCCTGTATATTCCAGGGAACGGGTACGACAACCTGGATGATACCATGAAAAATACCCTGAAGGAAATCCATGAAAAATGCCTGCGGGATTGGACCCGCTTTAAACAGGAGCCACTCTTCCTGTTGCAGGAAATGGAAGATCAGCGGAAGAAGACAGGTACAGGTGTAAAATAG
- a CDS encoding SGNH/GDSL hydrolase family protein, with the protein MIFVKKVANVIPLVLMVVVHYQCTKEMEKAKTEQLADQSHLARIAAISLANGDLNDNNIKYFGRWDFSNSSKYVSKWGGAYIKVRFTGTTVKIMLGNKSNYYAKIDDGPWVSYKGVTGTVNLTPSPLDDGTHTLSVAQGKDNDYVFSFLGLVLDTGATTVAPPVGIDLVEWIGDSITAGYTDSQADVSDYAWVCSEAMGTEHTQIAYPGVCLVSGYTSFPGMDDGYFNLQSPNNTSSPPWDFSRYTAKLVVINLGTNDYRKSVPSSTFQNTMTNFLQDVRDKFPDAEIFVMRCFKYSSMASPITAAVKARQAAGDGKVIYINTSNWVTSSDYNSDGLHPSDAGNKKIANLLKPILSPYLSTATPFYLDHCDATTGWSSSNTLSVNTTDKKEGPGSLQSTGSSSTEFRKVFTTPVNTGASAATGSIQFWYYVSDVTKLSSTNQIEVGSGGVQDVKEYGWKIGPLVNGWNLITKPISAATITNGTPDLNAINWIRIYHSKTGSITTRLDDFRIIP; encoded by the coding sequence ATGATCTTTGTGAAGAAAGTGGCCAATGTGATACCATTGGTGTTGATGGTTGTTGTACATTACCAATGCACAAAAGAAATGGAGAAAGCAAAAACAGAACAACTGGCAGATCAGTCCCACCTTGCCAGAATTGCAGCCATCTCCCTGGCAAATGGCGATCTGAACGATAACAATATCAAATACTTTGGCCGATGGGATTTCAGTAATAGCTCCAAATATGTAAGCAAATGGGGCGGCGCCTATATCAAGGTGCGTTTTACCGGAACAACGGTAAAAATAATGCTGGGCAACAAGAGTAATTATTATGCAAAAATTGACGATGGGCCCTGGGTAAGTTATAAAGGCGTAACAGGAACAGTTAACCTGACCCCATCACCTTTAGATGATGGCACCCATACCCTGAGTGTTGCACAGGGAAAAGACAATGATTATGTATTTTCCTTCCTGGGCCTGGTGCTTGACACCGGCGCCACCACCGTAGCACCGCCCGTTGGAATAGACCTGGTTGAATGGATAGGCGATTCCATTACCGCCGGGTATACCGACTCACAGGCAGATGTTAGTGATTATGCCTGGGTTTGTTCGGAAGCCATGGGTACGGAACATACACAGATCGCCTACCCTGGTGTTTGTTTAGTGAGTGGTTACACCAGCTTTCCGGGAATGGACGATGGTTATTTTAACCTTCAGTCGCCAAATAATACTTCTTCACCGCCCTGGGATTTTTCAAGGTATACTGCCAAACTGGTGGTGATCAATTTAGGCACCAATGACTACAGGAAGAGTGTGCCTTCCAGTACTTTTCAAAACACGATGACCAACTTCCTGCAGGATGTACGGGACAAGTTTCCGGATGCGGAGATCTTTGTGATGCGGTGTTTTAAATACTCCAGCATGGCTTCCCCTATCACTGCGGCAGTAAAGGCGCGGCAGGCGGCGGGCGATGGCAAAGTCATTTACATCAACACTTCAAACTGGGTAACTTCCTCGGACTATAATTCAGATGGATTGCACCCGAGCGATGCAGGTAATAAAAAAATAGCCAACCTGCTTAAACCCATCCTGTCACCTTATTTAAGTACAGCCACTCCATTTTATCTCGATCACTGCGATGCCACTACCGGATGGAGTTCCTCCAATACTTTATCGGTAAATACTACAGATAAAAAAGAAGGCCCGGGCTCCCTGCAATCAACAGGCAGCAGTTCCACCGAATTCAGAAAAGTTTTTACCACACCTGTAAATACAGGCGCCTCTGCCGCTACCGGCTCCATTCAGTTCTGGTATTATGTATCGGACGTTACCAAACTAAGCTCTACCAACCAGATAGAAGTTGGAAGTGGCGGCGTGCAGGATGTAAAAGAATATGGCTGGAAGATCGGCCCGCTGGTCAATGGCTGGAACCTGATTACCAAACCAATCAGTGCGGCAACAATTACCAACGGCACGCCCGATCTGAATGCCATCAACTGGATTAGGATCTATCATTCAAAAACAGGCAGCATTACTACCAGGCTCGATGACTTCCGGATAATTCCATAA
- a CDS encoding RagB/SusD family nutrient uptake outer membrane protein: protein MQNNNKKFLLITAYVILLITGGCTKLDEQVYDKVDVSQFLTRRDDVIRDFLRPFEHAYWSIQGNDSYAASENSTDEIGTFNRQGDWQDGGYYQRMHKHTWTTQDGFTSGAWTAFYQGIVLATNSLQDMESITDPAKLNVTPTELADFKAELRTLRAWFYLRAFDFYRNIEIITDVKHTTTGNKQSPPTETFNYIEAELKAALPDLPKRETLGDKGIGRWTQAGAAALLVRLYLNAKIYAGQERYTDCAAVCQDIINGKYGNYQLDTRWDAPFDYTNNTVNSETIYGFPCSLARTHWQYDGGMFFWAMTYDAAPLYCGFTDFNQANPRYALQPGRDVDSVEYSFILGKPFIKFQHYPDDYRLKLYKNLGNSKREGMFLFGYLPYQHVVNGNTVTDTVRGNKGNYPLFIRDQVGWFLDAKPGQRITDKESDMNHADHNSGVFFLKYPLYPTPDPNRITSAYAEVRLSEIYYSLAECKYRSGDKATAATLLNAVRQRNYPAGSPSLYKADGSQLNDQEMLDEWGREFFGENRRRTDLIRWGVFNTGTWWDKQPDADVHTAIFPIGKDIMGANPQFEQNPGY from the coding sequence ATGCAAAACAATAATAAAAAGTTTTTACTGATAACCGCTTATGTGATCTTATTGATTACCGGCGGCTGTACCAAATTAGATGAGCAGGTGTATGATAAAGTGGATGTATCGCAGTTCCTCACCCGGCGCGATGATGTGATCAGGGATTTCTTACGGCCCTTTGAACATGCCTACTGGAGCATTCAGGGAAATGACAGTTATGCCGCCAGCGAGAACAGTACCGATGAAATAGGCACCTTTAACCGCCAGGGCGACTGGCAGGATGGCGGCTATTACCAGCGCATGCATAAACATACCTGGACCACGCAGGATGGTTTCACCAGCGGCGCCTGGACCGCTTTTTACCAGGGCATTGTACTGGCCACCAATTCGCTGCAGGACATGGAAAGCATAACGGACCCGGCTAAACTAAATGTTACGCCTACCGAGCTGGCCGACTTCAAGGCTGAGCTCAGAACACTCAGGGCCTGGTTCTATTTACGGGCGTTTGATTTTTACCGGAATATTGAAATTATCACGGATGTAAAACATACCACTACCGGAAACAAACAGAGCCCTCCAACCGAAACCTTCAACTATATCGAGGCAGAACTGAAAGCAGCACTGCCTGATTTGCCCAAACGCGAAACCCTGGGCGATAAAGGCATTGGCCGGTGGACGCAGGCCGGGGCTGCCGCCTTACTGGTACGCCTGTATTTGAATGCCAAAATTTATGCTGGCCAGGAACGGTACACCGATTGCGCAGCAGTTTGCCAGGACATCATAAATGGTAAATACGGCAATTATCAACTGGATACCCGCTGGGATGCACCGTTTGACTATACCAACAATACGGTTAATTCAGAAACGATCTATGGTTTTCCCTGTAGTTTGGCCCGTACGCACTGGCAATACGATGGCGGCATGTTCTTCTGGGCCATGACCTACGACGCGGCGCCCCTGTATTGCGGCTTTACAGATTTTAACCAGGCCAATCCCCGGTATGCATTGCAACCCGGCCGCGATGTGGACAGTGTTGAATATAGTTTTATCCTCGGCAAGCCATTTATAAAATTCCAGCATTACCCGGACGACTATCGCCTGAAGCTGTATAAGAATCTTGGTAACAGCAAACGCGAAGGCATGTTCCTGTTCGGTTATCTTCCCTATCAGCATGTAGTGAATGGAAACACTGTAACCGATACAGTGCGTGGTAACAAAGGCAATTATCCATTGTTCATTCGCGACCAGGTTGGCTGGTTCCTGGACGCCAAACCCGGGCAGCGCATTACCGACAAGGAATCTGATATGAACCATGCCGACCATAACTCAGGCGTTTTCTTTCTTAAATATCCATTATATCCTACACCCGATCCCAATCGCATTACTTCGGCGTATGCAGAAGTACGCTTGTCGGAGATCTATTATTCACTGGCAGAATGTAAATACCGAAGCGGCGACAAGGCAACAGCCGCCACGCTGCTGAATGCGGTGCGTCAACGCAATTATCCTGCAGGATCTCCCAGCCTGTACAAAGCAGACGGCAGTCAGTTGAATGACCAGGAAATGCTGGATGAATGGGGACGTGAATTTTTTGGGGAGAACCGCCGCCGTACCGATCTCATTCGCTGGGGCGTATTTAACACCGGCACCTGGTGGGATAAACAACCTGACGCTGATGTTCACACGGCTATCTTCCCCATTGGCAAGGATATTATGGGCGCGAATCCGCAATTTGAACAGAACCCTGGTTATTGA
- a CDS encoding SusC/RagA family TonB-linked outer membrane protein: MCKKLLPLLHCFVLLFIQVFPALSQNRVITGKVIDSATASPVPGVTVRVSGTRAGASTDAGGSFKVNLPATGGTLIFSSVNYATQTIVVTNESDLLIRLAPAAQELKGVEVISVGYGTLNKKEVSSAITHVTARELKTVAANNPLMALQGKVAGLTISNTATGDPNSSPSIQLRGVSSRSAGLGPLYIVNGVPGGNIDNINQNDIESIDVLKGGAASAIYGTRGSNGVIIITTKKGSGESKLVYNGYATMDKLTMVPKVLNAGEFREQRVSANPARGIDYGASTNWVKAVTRPEAYAQKHTLQLAGGNANDNYFASADYRNANGIDLRAYKKEYGGRVNLNHTSKSNVYTVSLEVAPRYMHTSNADQGNFNNAITLNPTQPVYDSSGYHYLNTGFFSNNPVENARLIKSEAEIKELDMRGSFKVNILKNLYSTVTISNIKSSYKNLNFRPSTLTTIVHSGQTTKTNYASQEQIDNDQRNLEWAINYALNYRQNHIKLLGGYSYSYFNYQQFSANNYDFPFNTFSWNNLGSGTWNGGGQGNGQGAVSSTQNDSRLAAFYGRINYDFDNKYILTASLRHEGSSKFGADNKWGNFPALSVAWRITEENFLKDRFSWLNDLKLRADYGVTGNQDFENYKSLLLYGGYGYFPFNGTTYQVYGPSQNVNPNLGWEKAINFNAGVDFELLNNRLSGSLNYYVRTNKDLLGNYNVPLPPNPQSQTFTNVGTMKNSGIEIQLNAAIIRHRTFNYNVTFATAYNNNKFVSFSNKLYTGAPYQDLAGLPAPGSPGTIQRLQEGHRIGDFYMLRSAGVDKNGTLLVYKKDGTVVTADKSNADDKQFVGNGLPKFTGSLGNSFSYKNWDLNVFLRGNFGYKLFNMQAFYIGTPATQTDANTLNSAYDPKSKYSLLTNSATTSLASDYFLESGSFVKIDNVTLGYSCTVNSKYLSAVRIYAAASNLHTFTHFKGGDPDLYPVNDLTPGVQGNPRNNTYSLNFYPATVQLLAGVQVTF; encoded by the coding sequence ATGTGCAAAAAATTGCTGCCATTATTACATTGTTTCGTCTTGTTGTTTATCCAGGTTTTTCCCGCGCTTTCACAAAACCGGGTAATAACCGGGAAGGTAATTGATTCCGCCACGGCCAGCCCGGTACCCGGCGTTACGGTGCGGGTTAGTGGTACCCGGGCCGGCGCCAGTACCGATGCAGGCGGCTCCTTTAAGGTAAATTTGCCGGCCACCGGCGGTACGCTTATTTTTTCTTCGGTTAATTATGCCACTCAAACAATTGTGGTAACAAATGAAAGCGACCTGCTGATCAGGCTGGCGCCGGCCGCCCAGGAACTGAAAGGGGTTGAGGTAATAAGTGTGGGGTACGGCACCCTGAATAAAAAAGAAGTATCGAGCGCCATCACCCATGTAACTGCCAGGGAGTTGAAAACCGTTGCCGCCAACAATCCATTAATGGCCTTACAGGGCAAAGTGGCGGGATTGACGATTTCCAACACAGCCACCGGCGACCCTAACTCCTCGCCCAGCATTCAGTTGCGCGGGGTATCGTCGCGCAGCGCCGGCCTGGGCCCCCTGTATATTGTGAACGGTGTTCCGGGTGGCAATATCGACAACATCAATCAAAACGATATTGAATCCATCGATGTGCTGAAAGGCGGCGCCGCTTCAGCTATTTATGGTACACGAGGAAGTAATGGCGTTATAATCATTACAACTAAAAAAGGCAGCGGCGAATCTAAACTGGTGTACAACGGTTATGCTACTATGGATAAATTAACCATGGTGCCCAAGGTGCTAAACGCAGGTGAATTCCGGGAGCAACGGGTAAGCGCCAACCCGGCCCGGGGTATTGATTATGGCGCCAGTACCAACTGGGTGAAAGCAGTGACCCGCCCGGAAGCCTATGCGCAAAAACACACCCTGCAGCTGGCCGGAGGCAATGCGAACGATAACTATTTTGCCTCCGCCGATTACCGGAATGCAAATGGGATCGACCTGCGCGCTTATAAAAAGGAATACGGCGGCCGGGTGAACCTGAACCACACTTCCAAAAGCAACGTATATACCGTTTCCCTTGAAGTAGCGCCCAGGTACATGCATACCAGCAACGCCGACCAGGGAAATTTCAATAATGCCATTACGCTGAACCCTACCCAGCCCGTATATGACAGTTCAGGTTACCATTATTTGAATACCGGCTTTTTCAGCAACAACCCGGTTGAAAATGCGCGGCTTATTAAAAGCGAGGCCGAGATAAAGGAGCTGGACATGCGCGGTTCTTTTAAGGTGAACATTTTAAAAAACCTGTATTCAACCGTAACCATCTCCAACATCAAATCATCTTACAAAAACCTGAACTTCCGCCCCTCTACCCTAACCACTATTGTACATTCAGGGCAAACCACCAAAACCAATTATGCTTCACAGGAGCAGATAGATAACGACCAGCGCAACCTGGAGTGGGCGATCAATTATGCGCTCAACTACCGGCAAAACCATATTAAACTACTGGGCGGTTATTCGTACAGTTATTTCAATTACCAGCAGTTCAGCGCCAATAATTACGATTTTCCATTTAATACCTTTTCCTGGAACAACCTGGGTTCCGGTACCTGGAACGGTGGTGGCCAGGGCAACGGACAGGGTGCGGTATCCTCTACCCAGAACGATTCGCGGCTGGCAGCCTTCTACGGCAGGATCAATTACGACTTTGATAACAAATACATCCTTACAGCCAGCCTGCGCCATGAAGGTTCTTCCAAATTTGGCGCGGATAACAAGTGGGGCAACTTCCCTGCCCTGTCGGTTGCCTGGCGTATTACGGAGGAAAACTTTTTGAAAGATAGATTCAGTTGGTTGAACGACCTGAAGCTACGGGCCGATTACGGCGTAACCGGCAACCAGGATTTCGAAAACTACAAGTCGTTGCTTTTATATGGGGGTTATGGTTATTTCCCTTTCAACGGTACTACTTACCAGGTATATGGCCCCTCGCAGAATGTGAACCCAAACCTGGGTTGGGAAAAAGCCATCAACTTTAATGCAGGTGTTGATTTTGAGTTGCTGAACAACCGCCTATCGGGTTCGTTGAACTATTATGTACGCACCAATAAAGACCTGTTGGGCAATTATAATGTGCCACTGCCGCCTAACCCGCAGTCACAGACGTTTACGAATGTAGGCACCATGAAGAACTCCGGTATCGAGATTCAATTAAACGCAGCTATCATCCGGCACCGGACGTTCAATTACAACGTAACGTTTGCCACCGCTTATAATAATAACAAATTCGTTTCCTTTTCCAACAAGCTGTACACAGGCGCGCCTTACCAGGACCTGGCAGGTTTGCCGGCGCCCGGCAGCCCCGGCACCATTCAGCGTTTGCAGGAAGGGCACCGCATCGGTGACTTTTATATGTTAAGATCGGCGGGCGTGGATAAGAACGGAACACTGCTGGTATATAAAAAAGATGGAACGGTGGTAACCGCCGACAAATCGAATGCAGACGACAAACAGTTTGTGGGCAATGGCCTGCCCAAATTTACCGGCTCGCTGGGCAACAGTTTCAGCTATAAGAACTGGGACCTGAACGTTTTTCTACGGGGAAACTTTGGCTACAAGCTGTTTAACATGCAGGCTTTTTATATAGGCACACCAGCTACCCAAACAGATGCGAATACGCTTAATTCTGCGTATGATCCAAAGAGCAAATATTCACTGCTGACGAATTCGGCTACCACCTCGCTGGCTTCGGATTATTTTCTGGAATCCGGGTCCTTTGTCAAGATCGACAATGTAACGCTGGGCTATAGTTGTACAGTAAATTCAAAATACCTCAGCGCGGTAAGGATCTATGCAGCAGCCAGCAACCTGCATACATTTACCCACTTCAAAGGCGGAGATCCTGATCTGTACCCGGTTAACGACTTAACACCCGGTGTGCAGGGCAATCCACGCAACAATACCTATAGCCTGAACTTTTACCCCGCCACCGTCCAGCTACTGGCAGGCGTGCAGGTAACATTTTAA